Proteins found in one Plasmodium knowlesi strain H genome assembly, chromosome: 12 genomic segment:
- a CDS encoding ribosomal protein S6, mitochondrial, putative — protein sequence MVLYESYIALNKHIKKDDVKNLMKNFHFIVNKYNGNIISINDLGWRKFAFCIKKPKVGTFHFGRFYCITFYSNSKSIKDLNEFFHSNTFILRFLNVKMKYRSNFLVAPFSYINA from the coding sequence atggttctgTACGAATCTTACATTGCCCTAAATaaacacataaaaaaggacgaCGTGAAGAATTTAATGAAAAACTTCCACTTTATAGTAAACAAATACAATGGCAATATAATCAGTATCAACGATTTGGGCTGGAGGAAATTCGCCTTCTGTATTAAGAAGCCCAAGGTAGGAACATTTCATTTTGGTAGATTTTACTGCATTACATTTTACTCGAACAGCAAGAGTATAAAAGACCTAAACGAATTTTTCCACAGCAATACGTTTATTTTAAGATTTTTAAACGTTAAAATGAAGTACAGATCAAATTTTTTGGTTGCACCATTTTCGTATATTAATGCGTAG
- a CDS encoding cyclin 1, putative, giving the protein MNYPEDTSHMTKWIFKSKKEVDEICLKKYNDFKEKFKDHNVSIPKYAEIEKTKLYFCYQLTHFCEIKRLKPQIVECAIVLYNRFYLKEIILEYDPRILIFTCIILAIKLEGYGRLYRMNDFFNDIDINLDKVLEHENVVCSSLDFEINFLYTKECIFYLKSKFLNYINKYINKDNGIQNSFENICNEIYVNTVQDCIKIIENFSITFTYTPAQIALYCFVNNIKINFNIVNADKFILEFITNNNQILFQKLKNKIDELHVRYKDHLDLRNTFDDENTTRQIGETLDMCIDIYEILKKKKSSKKSKKKKLNTEDCASSEPSKRVDIK; this is encoded by the coding sequence atgaattacCCAGAGGACACTTCGCACATGACCAAATGGATCTTCAAAAGCAAAAAAGAGGTAGACGAAATATGCCTAAAAAAGTACAATGACTTTAAGGAGAAATTTAAAGATCACAATGTCAGTATCCCGAAATATgcggaaattgaaaaaacgAAGCTGTACTTCTGTTACCAATTGACGCACTTttgcgaaataaaaagacTCAAGCCGCAAATAGTGGAATGCGCAATTGTTTTGTACAACAGATTTTacttaaaagaaattatattGGAATATGACCCAcgtattttaattttcacgTGCATAATCTTAGCAATAAAATTGGAAGGATATGGACGATTATACAGAAtgaatgatttttttaacGACATTGACATAAATTTGGACAAAGTACTTGAACATGAAAATGTCGTTTGTTCATCGCTAGATTttgaaattaattttttgtatacAAAAGAATGTATCTTTTACTTAAAAAGTAAATTCCTaaattatataaataaatatataaacaagGATAACGGAATACAGAATTCgtttgaaaatatttgcaATGAAATTTACGTCAATACAGTACAGGACTGcataaaaattatcgaaaatttttccattacCTTTACTTATACACCTGCACAAATAGCATTGTACTGTTTTGtgaataatataaaaattaatttcaaCATTGTTAATGCTGATAAGTTTATTCTGGAATTTATTACCAACAATAATcaaattctttttcaaaaattgaaaaacaaaattgatgaACTCCATGTAAGGTATAAGGACCACCTCGATTTGAGGAACACCTTTGACGATGAAAACACAACTAGACAGATCGGCGAAACATTAGACATGTGTATTGATATTtacgaaattttaaaaaaaaaaaaaagtagcaaaaaatcgaaaaaaaaaaagttaaacacCGAAGATTGCGCGTCAAGTGAGCCCTCCAAAAGGGTTGACATAAAGTAG